Below is a window of Bacillota bacterium DNA.
CCATCCCTTGCCACCATCTTGGCCAGCCGGTTGCAAACCTCTAACAGTGCTTTTTGGAACACTATAAATTCTTTACTGTCTGTACTCAACTCCGGACCACCCGCAGCTCCATTGGCCATCACTAAAACCATGTCATTGGTACTGGTGTCCCCATCTACGGTGATCATGTTAAAACTTCTTTCCACCGCATAACCAAGGGCCGCCTTTAACGCCTTGGGTGAAACCACGGCATCGGTAGTGATGAAACCCAGCATGGTGGCCATATTGGGGTGTATCATTCCCGAGCCCTTGGCCATTCCGCCGATGGTTACCCGGACTCCTCCCATTTCTACGGCCACTGCTGTCTCTTTGATCACCGTGTCAGTGGTCATAATAGCTTCGGCTGCATCCGCCCCGCCATCGGCATTAAGTTCACTCACTGCTACTTCTATGCCCGGAATAATTTTATCCATGGGCATAGGCTGCCCGATAACACCGGTGGAGGCAACCACCACACTTTCTTCTTCCATACCCATCAGCCGGCTTACCTCGGCCGTCATTTTCCGAGCATCTTCCATCCCGCCACTACCATTGCAGGCATTGGCGTTACCGGAGTTGATGACAACCGCCCGGGCGCTTCCCTTGGCCACCCGCTCCCGGGTTAGAAGCAACGGATGGGCCTTTACTTTATTTTGCGTAAACACCCCGGCCGCAGTAGCCGGATGTTGGGAATATAAAAGGGCTAAATCACGCTTGCCGTTTTTGCACCCGCTCCGTATCCCTGCAGCCAAATAGCCCCTGGCTGCCGTAATGCCGCCGGCAACCTCTTTTATTTTCTCTTGCATATCATTCAAGATTATCACTCCACATCAAGGTTTTACATTACTTACGGGTACATACCCGGGCTGTCTATACCTGCCGCTTCATCAAAACCATAAATTATGTTCATGTTTTGTACTGCCTGCCCCGACGCCCCCTTGATCAGGTTGTCTATGGCCGAAGTTACTACCACTCTACCGGTACGGGGATCAGCAGTTACCGCCACATCGCAGCAGTTGGAACCTGTCACCGCCTTGGTCTGCGGCAGCATCCCGGGCGGCAGCACACGCACAAAGGGCTCAGTTTCATAATAAGTATCATACAGTTCACGTAGGGCACCGGTATCCATTTCCCGATTCAGTTTGCCGTACATGGTACTTAAAATACCCCGGTTCATAGGCGTCAGGTGGGGCGTAAAAGATAGTTTTATAGCCTGCCCAAATACAGCACTTAATTCTTGCTCGATCTCAGGCGTATGCCTGTGCAGACCTATGTTATAAGCCCTTATATTTTCATTAACTTCACAATACAATGTCCCCACGGAAGGGCTTCTGCCCGCACCGGAAACACCGGATTTGCTATCGATAATCAGAGTGTCCGGATCCAATAAACGTTC
It encodes the following:
- the argJ gene encoding bifunctional ornithine acetyltransferase/N-acetylglutamate synthase, with the protein product MNDMQEKIKEVAGGITAARGYLAAGIRSGCKNGKRDLALLYSQHPATAAGVFTQNKVKAHPLLLTRERVAKGSARAVVINSGNANACNGSGGMEDARKMTAEVSRLMGMEEESVVVASTGVIGQPMPMDKIIPGIEVAVSELNADGGADAAEAIMTTDTVIKETAVAVEMGGVRVTIGGMAKGSGMIHPNMATMLGFITTDAVVSPKALKAALGYAVERSFNMITVDGDTSTNDMVLVMANGAAGGPELSTDSKEFIVFQKALLEVCNRLAKMVARDGEGATKLLEVKVSNAGTEEDARLAAKAVASSSLVKSAIFGRDANWGRILCAVGYSGAEFDPQKVDIFIGAEQVARAGGALNFSEENALQILAADEVVIAVDMKTGRFGATAWGCDLTYDYVKINADYRT
- a CDS encoding N-acetyl-gamma-glutamyl-phosphate reductase yields the protein MVKVGIIGATGYAGSELVKIIHAHPKAQLKVLTTKSYAGKPFWEVYPYLYKYIDLTCEELDLPALVEQVDVVFTALPHGHAMPVGAEVIRQGKKLIDLGADFRFKDYNQYEKWYQVEHTARELLEQTVYGLPELYREKIKRASIIGNPGCYPTSAILGLAPLVSERLLDPDTLIIDSKSGVSGAGRSPSVGTLYCEVNENIRAYNIGLHRHTPEIEQELSAVFGQAIKLSFTPHLTPMNRGILSTMYGKLNREMDTGALRELYDTYYETEPFVRVLPPGMLPQTKAVTGSNCCDVAVTADPRTGRVVVTSAIDNLIKGASGQAVQNMNIIYGFDEAAGIDSPGMYP